CATGTAAATAAATAGCTTCTCTTGTGTCCCATTCAGGTAATGGAAAACTTGCCAGCATGCCGTCTGGGGGAGCGGTGGCAGTCTCTGCTGGagggggctctgctgctcctgctgcagctgctgctcctgctgccggTGAGTGTGAGTGGAGAGGCGTGGCTACAGGGCATCTCCTTTTGTCTCTGCTAACAGCTTAGCAACTGAGTCCACATTTCAGGGCTTCCCCACTTTGGCAGTTCAGTATGTGATGGAAATGTCAACTCAACAGTTACTTTTCTGTGGGACAGTCAGAGGCATTTGTTCTTTATCTGCCTCAGGATTGGTCTTGCTTAGAACTGAGAATGAAAGAGACTTGGTGGTGTAAAGGACATCCCAGCAACAGTAGTGTCTATATCTGTTCAGAGTATTTGGTTGCTGGAAGAGAATGAGATACCAGTAGCCAGGGGAGCTGAGAACACCAAAACTTGTATCTTGAAAATCTATAGTGCAGTGTTAATACTGACCattcacttgtttttttttcttcagctgaggagaagaaagaagagaagaaggaggaatCAGAAGAATCTGATGATGACATGGGATTTGGCCTCTTTGATTAATTATTTGTTATAGAGAAGTTATTAAAATTCTTTGTTGTAaatgtttttgtgtttattGTTATTACAAGTGCTCTTCAGCAGTTCTTAAAATAGCTCTGACAcagctttgatttttatctctgtCTGTAGTAAGTGTGTGAATTTTCTGACAGACCATAGAACTCAATTCTGAGTACTGAGGAAATGGCAAAGCTTGTGTGAACCTAGATGCTTGTTTTGACATTGCTGTTTCTTGAACAATGTGTGGAAACAATCTTAGTGATGTTAGCCTTCTCCATACTAATTTGCTCGTAGTTACTCAGTGAAGTGGCTCATCTATTCAGCAATAAAAGGACTTAGTTTTCCAGGATCTGTTTATTCAATTCCAAAATGTGAGACTGAATGAACAGCAGGCCTGAATTAGTCCAGAAACTATTTTGGATTTATAGTAATTTGgtttttaagtatttaaaaGCACCAATTTAATTTCTGTCAGATTTCCAAGAACTAGGGACAACACCAATAAAATGGTTGATTAAGGTTTCCTGTTACCTCCATATGCTTGagtctgtaaaaaaaaaacaaaaaaaaacgaACCCTAACTGCTTTTGTGGGACACAGATCAATGCAGAGTTCTGCTGTTTTGGGCTATCAGGACATAAATTGTCCCTTTATCTAAACAAAGAAACATGAGAATGGTGTTTTTGGAGAACTGAAACATCTCTGGTATGCTGAGAAGAACATATCAGCTTGAGAGGAAGgtaaattttgctttgttttataaaGTGTCTACTGCTAGAAGATGATTTTGGCAGGCAGCTTACCCTGGCTTTTTGTGGAAGTCTTTTATCTGTCAGTGTACACAGAGTACAAACTGCATGTGTGATACGTCTGTGCAGGTAGTCAAAAAGATACCCTGCAGCCTGTATACTGAAGAGCTTTTCTAGTGTAGttgtttttggagaaaaaaagtgATTGCTGATACAGCTATGTTCATATGAGTCATTGGAACAAAGCAGGGCAAGTAGTTCTGGGAGTAGAGATGGGTGAAATCCAAGTaggaaaaacttctttcagTACACTACAGAGAGATAACACCCAAAACTTCTTAGCCAAGCGAGAGAGTAGTTGGAAGTTGGAGCCTCAAAATGGCCATGATTTAAGCAACTAGCCCTTActgcccctctgtccctgctgcaagAAAAATGTACAGGAGGTAACAGTGCTTTCATCTACTTTGTCTCTTGAGTGCCAGCCTGGTGATCTGGTAGTGATGAAAACCACTCATTCAGTGTACTGTCAGACTCAAGCCCTGGGATCTGTGTCTGGGGCTGTGTTGCTTTTCTTGgtgatttttccatttcaggtgcctctccccctccccagtaGTGCCTTGCTTTGCTGCTTCTAGAGCACCAGCAGTGTTTACACAGGAAGGGACTGCCCTGGCACAACACTCAGGGTTTTTCCATGCACAAAGGAATTTGTCTGAATGGCACGGAGCTATTTGATGAGTTTGCTGTGCCCAGGCTTGTGGGATGAAACCTGTGGTGCCAGTTGCTGGCTATGGTGATAAGGGGAGGAATGCAATTAAATCTGGACTTCCTTTTTGACTGTTTTTCTCTATCTTCTCCATATGACCTTTTAACCTTGAATTATGGACCTGATCTGTGGTGGGTGTCTCCTTACAACTTTTAAACTCCTTTGTGAAAGTGCATAATTTTATGAAAACTGTTAGCCTGCTCTGGGGAAGAGGACAGCTAATTGGTAAACTGTTCTGAGAAGAAACTTCTGGGGGCA
This region of Catharus ustulatus isolate bCatUst1 chromosome 6, bCatUst1.pri.v2, whole genome shotgun sequence genomic DNA includes:
- the RPLP2 gene encoding 60S acidic ribosomal protein P2, which gives rise to MRYVAAYLLAVLGGNESPTSKDLKKILDSVGIETDDERMNKVISELNGKNIEDVIAQGNGKLASMPSGGAVAVSAGGGSAAPAAAAAPAAAEEKKEEKKEESEESDDDMGFGLFD